DNA sequence from the Chloroherpetonaceae bacterium genome:
TCCCAAAAACTTGGAGACCGAATCGTGGCGGTACAGCAAAAAATTCGCATCAAGTTAAAATCATATGACCACAGCTTAGTGGATAAGTGGGCAGAAAAGATTATTGATGTGGTCAAGCAAACCGATGCGATTATTTCGGGTCCGATTCCACTGCCCACCGAGGCGCAAATTTATACTGTCAACCGCTCGCCACATGTGGATAAAAAATCACGTGAGCAATTTATGATTGCTTCCCACAAGCGGCTCATTGAGATTATCAATCCGAGCGGAAAGACAATTGACCTGCTGATGAAGCTGGAGCTACCAAGTGGCGTCGATGTAGAAATCAAGGGCTGAGAAGCCTATATATGATT
Encoded proteins:
- the rpsJ gene encoding 30S ribosomal protein S10, yielding MAVQQKIRIKLKSYDHSLVDKWAEKIIDVVKQTDAIISGPIPLPTEAQIYTVNRSPHVDKKSREQFMIASHKRLIEIINPSGKTIDLLMKLELPSGVDVEIKG